From the Candidatus Rokuibacteriota bacterium genome, the window TCTCGGTGCGGGAGATCCACACCTACTACGGCGACAGCTACGTGCTCCAGGGCGTGAGTCTCGACGTCTCCGAGGGCCGCATCGTCGCGATCCTGGGGCGAAACGGCATGGGCAAGACCACCCTCATCCGCTCGGTCGCGGGGCTCACGCCGCCGCGCCGGGGCGACGTCGTCTTCAAGGGACGCTCGCAGCGCGGCCGACCGCCCTACGCGATCGCCCAGCAGGGCCTGGCCATTGTCCCCCAGGGGCGTCGCATCTTCCGCTCGCTCACCGTGCGCGAGAACCTCCTGCTGCCAACGAGCCGGCTCGCCCGCGGCTCCGGCTCGACCGGGGGCACGGACCGCCGCACGCAGTGGGACCTCGCCCGCGTGCTCGCGGAGTTCCCGCAGCTCGCCGAGCGGATCGACCACGCGGGCGGTGCGCTCTCCGGCGGTGAGCAGCAGATGCTGGCGGTCGGGCGCGCGCTCATGGCCAACCCGGATCTCATCCTGATGGACGAGCCCTCGGAGGGCCTGGCGCCGCGGCTCGTGCAGCAGGTCGAGCAGATCATGAAGAGCGTCCGCGACCACGGTCACGCGATCCTGCTGGTCGAGCAGAACTTCGCCCTCGCCCTGTCGGTCGCCGACTACATCTACGTGCTGACCTCGGGGCGCTTTGTCTTCGGAGGCACGCCCGAGGAGCTCTCCTGGGCCACCGAGATCCTCGACTCCCACGTGGGCGTCGCCGGCGGGCGCCCGTAAGGAGGGCGGTCATGCCTGCCCACCATGTCCTCGATCCCTCGCCCGACACGGTCCACTGGGGCTACTTCGACGCGACGATCCCGGCCCGGCTGACGGTCGACTCCGGCGACACCGTCACGGTCAACACCGTTTCCGGCGGCCGCGTCGAGGTCGCGGACCTCTCGATCATGCGGCCGGACCACCGCGAGATCGTCGAAAAGCTCCGGCCGGTCCTGGGCCCGCACATCCTCACGGGGCCCATCGCGGTCCGTGGCGCCGAGCCGGGCGACACGCTGGAGGTGCGCATCAAGTCGA encodes:
- a CDS encoding ABC transporter ATP-binding protein, which translates into the protein MSEPLLSVREIHTYYGDSYVLQGVSLDVSEGRIVAILGRNGMGKTTLIRSVAGLTPPRRGDVVFKGRSQRGRPPYAIAQQGLAIVPQGRRIFRSLTVRENLLLPTSRLARGSGSTGGTDRRTQWDLARVLAEFPQLAERIDHAGGALSGGEQQMLAVGRALMANPDLILMDEPSEGLAPRLVQQVEQIMKSVRDHGHAILLVEQNFALALSVADYIYVLTSGRFVFGGTPEELSWATEILDSHVGVAGGRP